A region from the Malus domestica chromosome 07, GDT2T_hap1 genome encodes:
- the LOC139197740 gene encoding 26S proteasome regulatory subunit 4 homolog A-like: MGQGTPGGLNRQGLPGDRKPDGNDKKEKKFEPAAPPAPVGRKQRKQKGPEAAEPGAAQAAGGESRIKDYLLMAEEFVTNQERLKPPEEKAEEYRSKVDDLRGSPMSVGNLEELIDENHAIVSSSVGPEYYVGILMRITPLFRPPWVFRVFD, from the exons ATGGGTCAGGGAACGCCTGGTGGGTTGAATCGACAAGGTCTACCGGGCGACCGTAAGCCCGATGGGAACgacaagaaagagaagaagtttGAGCCGGCAGCTCCGCCTGCCCCAGTCGGCCGTAAACAGCGCAAGCAGAAGGGTCCCGAAGCTGCG GAACCAGGAGCGGCTCAAGCCGCAGGAGGAGAAAGCCGAATCAAGGACTATCTCCTCATGGCGGAGGAGTTCGTCACAAACCAGGAGCGGCTCAAGCCGCCGGAGGAGAAAGCCGAGGAATACAGATCTAAAGTTGACGATCTCCGAGGCTCACCGATGAGCGTGGGGAATTTGGAAGAGTTAATTGATGAGAATCACGCCATTGTTTCGTCCTCCGTTGGTCCTGAGTACTACGTTGGGATATTGATGAGAATCACGCCATTGTTTCGTCCTCCGTGGGTCTTTAGGGTTTTTGATTGA